In a single window of the Oscillospiraceae bacterium genome:
- the trpS gene encoding tryptophan--tRNA ligase yields MQNNSQGTAPKTTIFSGVKPTGVPTLGNYLGAMKHFGTLGDDPDVLALYCVVDLHAITIRVPPAELRENTLTLLAQYIACGMNPQKCVLFLQSHVPAHAELTWVLDCYTMFGEMSRMTQFKDKSAKTPQNINVGLFNYPVLMAADVLLYQADIVPVGEDQKQHMEVARDIAERFNSVYGDIFTIPAPQMPKLGARIMSLQDPSRKMDKSDENENAYISLLDEPDVIMKKCKRAVTDSEGGVYESADKPGVSNLMTIYAQGAGMTMAQVTEHFAGKGYGDFKREVGELVVELLTPIREETARLLADKEYLYGVLRDGAAKAADLATPTLRKVYEAVGFIPQGG; encoded by the coding sequence ATGCAAAACAACTCGCAGGGGACAGCCCCCAAAACCACCATATTCAGCGGCGTAAAGCCGACGGGCGTGCCGACGCTGGGCAACTACCTCGGCGCCATGAAACATTTCGGAACACTGGGCGATGACCCGGACGTGCTGGCGTTATACTGCGTTGTTGACCTGCACGCCATCACCATCCGTGTACCCCCTGCCGAACTGCGTGAAAATACCCTGACATTGCTGGCGCAGTACATCGCCTGCGGCATGAATCCCCAAAAGTGTGTGCTGTTTTTGCAAAGTCATGTGCCGGCGCACGCCGAATTGACGTGGGTGCTGGATTGCTACACCATGTTCGGCGAAATGTCGCGCATGACGCAATTCAAGGACAAGTCGGCGAAAACGCCGCAAAACATCAATGTCGGGCTGTTTAACTATCCTGTGCTGATGGCGGCCGATGTGCTGCTGTATCAGGCCGACATTGTGCCGGTCGGCGAGGACCAGAAGCAGCACATGGAAGTGGCCCGTGACATTGCCGAGCGGTTCAATAGTGTATATGGCGATATATTTACCATTCCCGCGCCGCAAATGCCTAAGCTGGGCGCGCGCATTATGAGTTTGCAAGACCCGTCGCGCAAAATGGACAAGAGTGACGAAAACGAGAACGCCTACATCAGCCTGCTCGATGAGCCGGACGTGATTATGAAGAAATGCAAGCGCGCCGTAACGGACAGCGAGGGCGGCGTGTATGAGTCGGCGGACAAGCCCGGCGTGTCGAACCTGATGACCATATACGCCCAAGGCGCGGGCATGACAATGGCACAGGTGACGGAGCACTTCGCAGGCAAAGGCTACGGCGACTTCAAGCGCGAAGTCGGCGAGCTTGTGGTAGAACTGCTGACGCCTATTCGAGAGGAAACGGCGCGATTACTTGCCGACAAGGAATATCTGTACGGCGTTTTGCGTGATGGCGCGGCAAAAGCGGCAGATCTTGCCACACCGACGTTAAGAAAAGTATATGAGGCTGTCGGCTTTATACCGCAGGGAGGCTAA
- a CDS encoding glycosyltransferase family 2 protein yields the protein MELTIVIPVYNEASAIAQNVDAIQAQLAADGIAAALILVDDGSRDDSWKVIQMLAVGRDNITSLRLSRNFGKEAAIFAGIKQVQTQYCLVMDADLQHPPRYIKDFLQTAKDTNIDIVEGIKADRGKESLRYKLLAKLFYRILRTVSGVDLANSSDFKLLNRRVMDVINSFDEKRVFFRGLVGWSGFERAQIEFMVDERSGGETKFSTRKLLGMAVNSMLSYTGKPIYLTLFFSVLFGIGAMILGVHTLYNYFAGHAVSGFSTVILLLLTIGALILFSLCIIGAYIARIYDEVKNRPQYIISETTRKED from the coding sequence ATGGAATTAACCATCGTCATCCCCGTATACAACGAAGCATCAGCCATCGCACAGAATGTTGATGCTATTCAAGCGCAGCTCGCCGCTGACGGTATTGCGGCTGCGCTGATTTTGGTCGACGACGGCTCACGTGACGATAGCTGGAAGGTTATCCAAATGTTGGCGGTCGGGCGAGACAATATCACCAGCTTACGCCTGTCACGCAACTTTGGTAAAGAAGCCGCGATTTTCGCCGGCATCAAGCAAGTGCAGACTCAATATTGCCTTGTTATGGATGCCGACTTGCAACATCCGCCGCGCTACATAAAGGATTTTTTGCAAACGGCAAAGGATACTAACATTGACATTGTCGAAGGTATAAAAGCCGATCGCGGCAAAGAAAGTTTGCGCTATAAATTGCTTGCCAAGCTCTTTTACCGTATCCTCCGCACCGTAAGTGGTGTTGATTTAGCAAACTCCTCTGACTTCAAGCTGCTCAATCGCCGGGTGATGGATGTGATCAACAGCTTCGACGAAAAAAGAGTATTTTTTCGCGGTCTGGTTGGATGGAGCGGTTTTGAGCGTGCGCAGATTGAGTTTATGGTCGACGAACGCTCAGGCGGTGAGACCAAATTTTCGACACGAAAACTCTTGGGGATGGCGGTCAACTCTATGCTGTCATATACCGGAAAGCCCATTTACCTTACGCTCTTTTTTAGCGTACTTTTTGGCATCGGGGCAATGATTTTGGGTGTGCATACGCTATATAACTACTTTGCCGGTCACGCCGTTAGCGGGTTTTCAACGGTCATACTATTGCTGCTGACCATTGGCGCGTTGATTTTATTTTCGCTATGTATTATCGGCGCGTATATCGCGCGCATTTATGATGAGGTTAAAAATCGACCGCAATACATTATCTCGGAAACAACAAGAAAAGAGGATTAG